One genomic region from Quercus robur chromosome 4, dhQueRobu3.1, whole genome shotgun sequence encodes:
- the LOC126723686 gene encoding putative disease resistance RPP13-like protein 1 isoform X2: MVETMVVEAALSAIFHALFERIASSGVVNYFMERKLNDESLQKLKMFLLSANAVLVDAEEKQITNPAVKEWLDELNDAVHDAEDLLDEIAYEDLQYNLRAKSQTGTSKVQYISTLDF; encoded by the coding sequence ATGGTTGAGACCATGGTGGTAGAAGCAGCTCTCTCTGCAATCTTTCACGCGTTATTTGAAAGAATAGCTTCTTCTGGCGTGGTCAACTATTTCATGGAAAGGAAACTCAATGATGAATCACTACAAAAGTTGAAGATGTTCCTGCTGTCTGCTAATGCGGTGCTCGTTGATGCGGAGGAGAAGCAAATTACAAACCCAGCTGTGAAAGAGTGGCTGGACGAGCTTAATGATGCTGTTCATGATGCAGAAGACCTTCTCGATGAGATTGCCTATGAAGACTTGCAATATAATTTACGAGCAAAATCTCAAACCGGCACTAGTAAG